In Paenibacillus kyungheensis, the following are encoded in one genomic region:
- the ccpA gene encoding catabolite control protein A → MTVTIYDVAREAGVSMATVSRVVNNNPNVKPQTRKKVYEAIERLGYRPNAVARGLASKKTTTVGVVIPDISNSIFAEIARGIEDIANMYHYNIILCNADKKKEKEIRVVNTLLEKQVDGLLFMGGTVTEDHLQAFQSSAVPIVLCATRDENGLIPSVDIDHEAAAFDAVNTLIRHGHREIAMISGTLQDPANGYSRFQGYKKALEAANIEYKEDWVRIGNYRYESGVEAMKYFIGLKKRPTAIFAATDEMAIGAIHSIQDEGLKVPDDFSIISVDNIRLASMVRPQLTTVAQPMYDLGAVAMRLLTKLMKKENVENTRVILPHETILRLSVNQLN, encoded by the coding sequence GTGACAGTAACCATTTATGATGTAGCACGCGAAGCTGGAGTATCTATGGCTACAGTATCTCGTGTAGTGAATAATAATCCGAACGTAAAACCACAAACACGCAAAAAAGTTTATGAAGCAATAGAACGTCTAGGATATCGTCCTAACGCAGTAGCACGTGGATTGGCAAGTAAGAAAACCACCACTGTAGGCGTTGTTATTCCTGATATTTCAAATTCTATTTTTGCAGAAATTGCCCGCGGTATCGAAGATATTGCGAATATGTATCATTACAATATTATCCTTTGTAATGCAGATAAGAAAAAAGAAAAAGAAATTCGTGTGGTAAACACATTGTTAGAAAAGCAAGTAGATGGTCTATTATTTATGGGCGGAACAGTAACAGAAGATCATTTACAAGCATTTCAATCTTCAGCTGTACCGATCGTATTATGTGCAACTCGTGATGAAAATGGATTGATTCCATCAGTAGATATCGATCATGAAGCAGCAGCTTTTGATGCTGTAAACACATTGATTCGTCATGGACACCGTGAGATTGCAATGATCAGTGGTACATTACAAGATCCTGCAAATGGATACTCCCGTTTTCAAGGATACAAAAAAGCTTTAGAAGCAGCCAATATTGAATACAAAGAAGACTGGGTACGTATCGGTAACTATCGTTATGAATCTGGCGTAGAAGCTATGAAATATTTTATCGGTCTCAAAAAACGTCCAACTGCTATTTTTGCAGCAACCGATGAAATGGCTATTGGTGCGATTCACAGTATTCAAGACGAAGGTTTGAAAGTACCGGACGACTTCTCTATTATTTCTGTAGATAATATTCGTCTTGCTTCTATGGTTCGTCCACAGCTTACAACCGTAGCGCAACCGATGTATGATCTGGGTGCTGTAGCTATGCGTCTATTAACGAAATTGATGAAAAAAGAAAACGTTGAGAATACACGTGTTATTTTGCCACACGAAACGATTCTACGTCTTTCTGTAAATCAATTGAACTAA
- the ytxJ gene encoding bacillithiol system redox-active protein YtxJ, translating into MASVTQMTTTDQLQEALNHTTQKPLLVFKHSTRCPISAGAYSEFKSYLESNPSEDVDYGLVYVVENRDVSNAVAEHLQVKHESPQVILVKNGEPVWNTSHSKITVSSLREALS; encoded by the coding sequence ATGGCAAGTGTAACTCAGATGACTACAACCGATCAGTTACAAGAAGCTTTGAATCATACAACACAAAAACCACTGCTTGTATTTAAACATAGTACTCGTTGTCCGATTAGCGCTGGCGCTTATAGTGAATTTAAATCGTATTTGGAAAGCAATCCAAGTGAAGATGTCGATTATGGATTGGTCTATGTAGTGGAAAATCGCGATGTATCGAATGCAGTAGCAGAACATTTGCAAGTCAAACATGAATCACCACAAGTGATTTTAGTTAAAAATGGTGAGCCTGTCTGGAACACTTCACACTCGAAGATTACAGTAAGTTCGCTACGTGAAGCGCTATCTTAA
- a CDS encoding type 1 glutamine amidotransferase domain-containing protein has protein sequence MRLAGKKVIALVDEEFEDLELWVPVYRVREEGAEVHLAGADRGKKYIGKYGVPAEAEYSFDELDSADYDGILVPGGWAPDKLRRYPKVLELVREMHEARKPIGQICHAGWVLISAGILEGVTVTSTPGIRDDMQNAGAIWKDEAVVVDGHIISARRPPDLPPYGKAFCDALAEKV, from the coding sequence ATGAGATTAGCAGGTAAAAAAGTCATTGCTTTAGTAGATGAGGAATTTGAAGACTTGGAACTATGGGTTCCTGTGTATCGAGTACGTGAAGAAGGTGCTGAAGTTCATCTAGCTGGTGCGGATCGCGGTAAAAAGTATATTGGTAAATATGGAGTACCTGCTGAAGCAGAATATAGCTTTGACGAATTAGACAGTGCTGATTATGATGGTATTTTGGTTCCTGGAGGTTGGGCACCAGATAAATTACGTCGCTATCCTAAAGTATTAGAACTGGTGCGAGAAATGCATGAAGCTCGCAAACCTATCGGTCAAATCTGTCATGCAGGATGGGTATTGATCTCAGCCGGCATTTTAGAAGGCGTTACTGTTACTTCTACACCGGGTATTCGTGATGATATGCAAAATGCAGGTGCTATCTGGAAAGATGAAGCTGTTGTGGTTGATGGACATATTATTTCAGCTCGTCGTCCACCGGATCTTCCTCCATATGGCAAAGCCTTTTGTGATGCGTTAGCTGAAAAAGTGTAA
- the ptsP gene encoding phosphoenolpyruvate--protein phosphotransferase: MIKGIAAAGGVAIGKAFVLPTWEWDVPDQCLDPTDLAQEFERLYEGIRTSKTEIELMKNEFEEIAGPEESSIFDAHLAILEDPEFMNEIRGIIERQYKAAEVAVQEAINHFVTMFDLLDDEYMKERAADIKDVGNRLLKHLLGAPEVTLPTDTQPYILVAKELSPSQLVHLNPHNVLGIATILGGKTSHSAIMARAIGIPLVSGLESQLDPPIQTGEMIIVDGDNGKIIVHPDQQTIEHYKLIRTAQDRRKRQLEMLSTVDSITKDGIPMRLSANISSIKELDIALKNGAKGVGLFRTEFMYMDRNSFPSEREQFEVYRLVAEKAKGQAVVIRTLDIGGDKELDYFPLPEEENPFLGYRAIRICLEHTEMFKTQLLAILRASAYGAVKIMYPMISSVEEVQQANVILHEAMDELDQRGLPYNREIQVGIMIEIPAAVAIADLLAEECDFFSIGTNDLVQYVLAVDRMNEHIAHMYNPYHPAVLRMLRSTIQAAHAEGIPVSVCGEMAGDERSIPFWLQMGVDHLSMSPQSLLRVKQSILNTDSKQASSQALSWMKLKTSQAIEEGIQQYMNTLTDSDASFASSTS; this comes from the coding sequence ATGATCAAAGGAATCGCAGCTGCTGGTGGAGTAGCCATAGGAAAAGCTTTTGTGTTGCCAACATGGGAATGGGATGTACCGGATCAGTGTCTTGATCCGACAGACCTTGCGCAAGAATTTGAGCGCTTATATGAAGGCATTCGTACATCCAAAACTGAGATTGAGCTGATGAAAAATGAATTCGAGGAAATCGCAGGTCCCGAAGAATCAAGTATTTTTGATGCTCATTTAGCTATTTTGGAAGATCCTGAATTTATGAATGAGATTCGCGGTATTATCGAACGCCAATACAAAGCGGCAGAAGTAGCTGTACAAGAAGCGATTAACCACTTTGTAACGATGTTTGATCTACTGGATGATGAATATATGAAAGAACGGGCTGCTGATATTAAAGATGTCGGTAACCGTCTACTTAAACATTTACTTGGTGCACCTGAGGTGACTTTGCCTACAGATACACAACCTTACATTCTGGTCGCCAAAGAGTTATCGCCTTCGCAATTGGTTCATTTGAATCCACATAATGTACTGGGAATTGCTACTATTTTAGGCGGGAAAACATCGCATTCTGCGATTATGGCACGAGCGATCGGGATTCCGCTTGTCTCTGGATTAGAAAGTCAATTAGACCCACCGATTCAGACAGGCGAAATGATTATTGTTGATGGCGATAATGGTAAAATTATTGTTCATCCTGATCAACAAACGATCGAGCATTATAAGCTGATTAGAACTGCTCAGGATCGCCGTAAGCGTCAGCTAGAGATGTTGTCTACTGTTGACTCTATTACCAAAGACGGTATCCCTATGCGTCTCTCAGCGAATATTAGTTCGATTAAAGAATTGGATATCGCTTTGAAAAATGGAGCCAAAGGTGTAGGCTTGTTCCGTACAGAATTTATGTATATGGATCGTAATTCTTTTCCAAGTGAGCGAGAGCAGTTTGAAGTGTATCGCTTAGTGGCAGAGAAAGCCAAAGGACAGGCAGTGGTTATTCGTACGCTTGATATTGGTGGAGATAAAGAACTGGATTATTTCCCTTTACCTGAAGAAGAAAATCCATTTCTCGGTTATCGAGCAATTCGTATCTGTCTGGAACATACAGAAATGTTCAAAACACAGCTTCTTGCGATATTACGTGCAAGTGCTTATGGAGCAGTCAAAATCATGTATCCGATGATCTCTTCTGTAGAAGAGGTACAACAAGCTAATGTTATTTTGCATGAAGCGATGGATGAATTGGATCAACGAGGATTGCCTTACAATCGTGAGATTCAAGTTGGTATTATGATCGAAATTCCAGCAGCAGTTGCGATAGCGGATCTACTCGCTGAAGAATGTGACTTTTTCAGTATCGGCACTAATGATCTGGTGCAATATGTACTGGCTGTTGATCGTATGAATGAACATATTGCTCATATGTATAATCCTTATCATCCGGCTGTGTTGCGTATGTTACGCAGTACGATTCAAGCAGCTCATGCAGAAGGCATTCCTGTGAGTGTATGCGGAGAAATGGCTGGCGATGAGCGTTCTATTCCATTTTGGTTACAGATGGGTGTCGATCATCTAAGTATGTCACCACAATCATTGTTGCGAGTTAAACAGAGTATACTGAATACTGATTCCAAGCAAGCGAGCAGTCAAGCATTATCGTGGATGAAATTAAAAACATCGCAAGCGATCGAAGAAGGTATTCAACAATATATGAATACATTAACAGATTCAGATGCTTCTTTTGCTTCATCTACTTCATAA
- a CDS encoding glucose PTS transporter subunit IIA encodes MNWLGSLQQFGRAIMLPTMVLPAAAILLSVGGLPWGAWGLPVVSEVATIAGQSIFHYLPFIFAIGVALGLANQAGTAGLAAFAGMALYDQVTKHFSSDLIQPSTLIGIMMGIIAGAVYRRFKNVRLPEAIQFFGGSRFVLLFMGLFSSVFAYVMLWFAPILQHLLNGLTWGLSTMGGFGLFLYGALYRILSAFGLHHLLNNIVWFQIGSYESHGDIVQGDLPRFFSGDPTAGIYMAGLYPVMMFALPATALAIIQEAREDLKPKVRKTFMRAALVCFLTGVSEQIEFAFLFASPWLFGIHIVLSGLAMWITYALDIHHGFSYSAGAIDYVLNYHLSSNAWMLIPIGIAYGLAYYFIFRFAIRRFRIPTPGREEASTLGDWVGNIPYQTPLILQALGGKENIVRVEACITRLRLTVVNDRAIDSRALKSLGSAGLIKLGGGNVQIVFGTYSELIREEIRKLMDRDLTHVQFCAPVQGKMIALSEVPDQIFAGKLVGEGVAFLPESGELVSPVAGTIMHLYPTMHAIGIGTSEGVEILLHIGIDTSQQKGCFEAVVAAGDVVEAGQLLIKFDLETLQKNAPSLATPMVITNPDRVRSWSYAPFKNVKKGQGAVMSVVLHDKSGGGD; translated from the coding sequence TTGAATTGGCTAGGTTCCCTGCAACAGTTCGGAAGAGCTATTATGCTTCCTACCATGGTACTTCCGGCAGCGGCTATTTTGCTCAGTGTAGGAGGGCTTCCATGGGGAGCATGGGGCTTACCTGTCGTCTCTGAGGTAGCTACAATAGCAGGTCAAAGTATTTTTCATTATTTACCGTTTATTTTTGCGATAGGTGTTGCGTTAGGGCTTGCTAATCAAGCAGGCACCGCAGGGCTTGCCGCTTTTGCCGGAATGGCATTATATGATCAGGTGACCAAGCATTTTAGCAGTGATTTGATACAGCCTTCCACATTGATTGGAATTATGATGGGTATCATTGCCGGGGCAGTGTACAGGCGATTCAAAAATGTACGTCTTCCCGAAGCGATCCAGTTTTTTGGCGGATCGCGTTTTGTTTTGCTGTTTATGGGGTTATTCTCTTCTGTGTTTGCTTACGTCATGTTGTGGTTCGCTCCCATATTACAGCACCTATTAAATGGGCTGACATGGGGATTATCGACAATGGGCGGGTTTGGACTCTTTTTATATGGAGCCTTATATCGTATTTTGTCTGCTTTTGGACTGCATCATTTATTGAATAATATTGTATGGTTCCAGATCGGTTCGTATGAAAGCCATGGAGATATCGTACAAGGCGATTTGCCACGCTTTTTTAGTGGCGATCCGACAGCCGGTATTTATATGGCAGGATTATATCCGGTGATGATGTTCGCTTTGCCAGCAACGGCATTAGCGATTATCCAAGAAGCGCGCGAAGATTTGAAGCCCAAAGTACGTAAAACATTTATGCGTGCTGCTCTAGTGTGCTTTTTAACAGGCGTATCCGAGCAGATTGAGTTTGCCTTTTTATTTGCTTCTCCATGGTTATTCGGTATTCATATTGTATTGTCTGGACTCGCAATGTGGATTACGTATGCGTTAGATATTCATCATGGCTTTTCGTATTCAGCAGGAGCGATCGACTATGTGCTGAATTATCATTTATCTAGCAATGCATGGATGTTAATTCCGATTGGAATAGCTTATGGACTAGCGTATTACTTTATTTTCCGATTTGCGATTCGGCGCTTTCGAATCCCGACACCCGGTCGTGAAGAAGCTTCTACATTAGGCGATTGGGTAGGAAATATTCCGTATCAGACACCGCTTATTTTACAAGCATTAGGTGGCAAAGAAAATATTGTACGCGTAGAAGCTTGTATTACAAGATTGAGATTAACGGTCGTTAATGATCGTGCTATAGATAGCCGTGCGTTAAAGTCACTGGGTTCAGCAGGATTGATCAAGTTAGGTGGCGGTAATGTACAGATTGTATTTGGAACATATTCGGAATTGATTCGTGAAGAAATTCGGAAGTTGATGGATCGCGATCTGACACATGTTCAATTTTGTGCACCTGTACAGGGTAAAATGATTGCCCTATCTGAAGTGCCTGATCAGATTTTTGCAGGTAAGTTAGTCGGTGAAGGTGTAGCTTTTTTGCCTGAAAGTGGTGAACTGGTATCGCCTGTAGCTGGAACGATTATGCATTTGTATCCTACGATGCATGCGATCGGTATCGGTACATCAGAAGGTGTCGAAATATTGCTTCATATCGGTATTGATACCTCTCAGCAAAAAGGCTGCTTTGAAGCGGTTGTAGCTGCTGGCGATGTAGTCGAAGCCGGGCAATTATTGATTAAGTTTGATTTGGAAACATTGCAAAAAAACGCACCGTCACTTGCAACTCCGATGGTTATTACTAACCCTGATCGTGTCCGATCATGGAGTTATGCTCCATTTAAAAATGTAAAAAAAGGACAAGGGGCTGTAATGTCGGTAGTATTGCATGATAAGAGCGGTGGGGGGGACTAA
- a CDS encoding CoA-binding protein, with protein sequence MAFTNPSREEIKTILENVGNIAVVGLSDKMDRTSYMVSAAMQNRGYRIIPVNPQAAGQKILGETCYASLKDVPEPIDMVNVFRRSEYCADIAREAVDVGAKTIWLQLGVVNNEAAQIAEEQGIDMIMDRCIKVEEAIVRPVRV encoded by the coding sequence ATGGCTTTTACCAATCCTTCACGAGAAGAAATCAAAACGATTTTGGAAAACGTAGGCAATATTGCAGTAGTAGGACTTTCTGACAAAATGGATCGTACATCGTATATGGTATCCGCAGCGATGCAAAATCGGGGATATCGTATTATTCCTGTTAATCCACAAGCAGCAGGTCAGAAGATTCTAGGCGAAACGTGTTATGCCAGTCTTAAAGATGTTCCTGAACCGATTGATATGGTCAATGTATTCCGTCGTAGTGAATATTGTGCAGATATTGCTAGAGAAGCAGTAGATGTGGGTGCCAAAACGATCTGGTTGCAATTAGGTGTAGTTAATAATGAAGCAGCACAGATCGCAGAAGAACAGGGTATTGATATGATTATGGATCGTTGTATTAAAGTAGAAGAAGCGATTGTGCGCCCTGTAAGAGTATAA